One window from the genome of Spirochaeta isovalerica encodes:
- the rpoC gene encoding DNA-directed RNA polymerase subunit beta': protein MRDIQDFDSLMIKLASPEQIRAWSYGEVKKPETINYRTLRPEKDGLFCERIFGTTKEWECYCGKFKSIRYKGVICDRCGVEVTHFKVRRERMGHIELASPVSHIWYYRSVPSRMGLLLDLSIAALRSILYYEKYVVIEAGDTDLRKLQLLSEEEYAEARERYGMSFTAGIGAEAVRTILENLDLDELSAELRAKMVDKGAKADKRLLKRIEIVENFRDSGNRAEWMILDVIPVIPPELRPMVQLDGGRFATSDLNDLYRRVINRNNRLKRLMALNAPDIIIRNEKRMLQEAVDALFDNSKKKKVVKGASNRPLKSLSDLLKGKQGRFRQNLLGKRVDYSGRSVIVVGPNLKLHQCGLPAKMALELYKPFIMKKLVEMDVVYNIKKAKSLVEQETPEVWAVLDDVVKEHPVLLNRAPTLHRLGIQAFEPVLVEGKAIRLHPLVCHAFNADFDGDQMAVHVPLTQAAQIECWTLMLADKNLMNPANGQPIVFPSQDMVLGIYHLTSQRPGAKGEGKYFGSPEETILALQAKAVDYQALCKVKIDGKFLETTPGRVIFNDLLPSEVDYVNYRLGDKEIRALIAETHEEYGSAVTVHMLDVIKDTGYKYATIFGATIGMDDILVPDEKKTLISNANSEVERIQKQYLDGHITQEERYNRVIEVWGKTNEDLTNVMMDHLENDKNGFNNVYMMADSGARGSRNQIRQLAGMRGLMAKPSGDIIELPIRANFKEGLSVIEFFISTNGARKGLADTALKTADAGYLTRRLVDIAQDVVINEDDCGTINGIDLSALKDGEEIVESLSDRIKGRFTLERVKHPITGEVLVDVNEEITDAIAAQIEEIGVESVKVRTVLTCEAKHGVCRKCYGRNLANKKTVDIGEAVGIIAAQSIGQPGTQLTMRTFHVGGTASTVAEDNKISLRYPVIVRDIDGTLVNLDNGDTLFTRKGYITVAKVLEQIQFSKSDKILVEDGQKVIKGEKILERKGEVVEAHEIAFINIRENHILLVAQDQTLEVRNGSTVMVKTDSIIDADEPIAMFDPFSDPIIAEQNGKVRFDDIILGTTLKEEINEDTGNIEKKITEFSLDTLQPRIIMEDAEGNELANYYLPGNAYLNVEDGTEVRAGQILAKLLKESAKTQDITGGLPRVGELFEARRPKDSAILSKIGGLVHFRGIAKGRRVVVVEDPYGNEYKHLVPMGRHLLVRDGDRVKACEPLCDGATDPHDILEILGENALQQYLVDEVQEVYRMQGVVINDKHIGVIIRQMMRKVEIMDVGDTNFIYGQQIDKYSFRKENERVLEQGGQAAIAKPLLLGITRASLNIDSWISAASFQETTRVLTNAAIAGDVDNLRGLKENVVIGHMIPAGTGMKRYRDMKLSNDQAEDLDAHVQEILKIRKLEAELAEETAMEAE, encoded by the coding sequence ATGAGAGATATTCAAGACTTTGACAGTTTAATGATAAAACTGGCTTCTCCTGAGCAGATCAGGGCCTGGTCTTACGGAGAAGTTAAAAAACCCGAAACTATCAATTACCGAACTCTCCGTCCGGAAAAGGACGGTCTGTTCTGTGAAAGAATTTTCGGAACTACCAAAGAGTGGGAGTGTTACTGCGGTAAATTCAAGTCTATCCGTTACAAAGGAGTGATTTGTGACCGTTGTGGTGTAGAAGTAACCCACTTCAAGGTAAGACGTGAGAGAATGGGGCATATTGAACTTGCTTCGCCCGTCTCCCATATCTGGTATTACCGTTCCGTTCCTTCGAGAATGGGATTGCTTTTAGATCTTTCCATTGCCGCTCTGCGATCTATTCTCTACTATGAGAAATATGTCGTCATTGAAGCCGGTGATACGGATCTGAGAAAACTACAGCTTCTTTCCGAAGAGGAATATGCCGAAGCGCGCGAGCGATACGGTATGTCCTTTACGGCCGGAATCGGTGCAGAAGCAGTTCGCACTATTCTGGAAAACCTCGATCTTGATGAGCTTTCAGCTGAACTGAGAGCCAAAATGGTTGATAAAGGGGCGAAAGCCGATAAAAGACTTCTCAAGAGAATCGAAATTGTTGAGAATTTCCGTGACTCCGGTAACCGGGCTGAGTGGATGATACTTGATGTAATTCCTGTAATTCCACCGGAATTGAGACCGATGGTGCAGCTCGATGGCGGGCGTTTTGCCACATCGGATCTAAACGATCTCTACAGAAGAGTTATAAATAGAAATAACAGGCTTAAGAGGCTTATGGCTCTCAATGCGCCTGATATCATTATCAGAAACGAGAAAAGGATGCTTCAGGAAGCTGTTGATGCTTTATTCGACAACTCCAAGAAGAAAAAAGTTGTTAAAGGAGCGTCGAACAGACCTCTTAAATCGCTTTCCGACCTTCTCAAGGGTAAGCAGGGGCGGTTCAGGCAGAACCTCCTCGGTAAACGTGTAGACTATTCCGGTCGTTCGGTAATCGTTGTCGGTCCGAATCTCAAGCTTCACCAGTGCGGTCTTCCCGCAAAAATGGCCCTTGAGTTATACAAGCCTTTCATTATGAAAAAGCTTGTTGAAATGGATGTCGTTTATAACATTAAGAAAGCTAAATCGCTTGTAGAGCAGGAAACTCCGGAAGTCTGGGCCGTTCTCGACGATGTAGTCAAAGAACATCCCGTACTTCTCAACCGTGCTCCGACTCTTCACCGCCTCGGAATACAGGCTTTCGAGCCCGTTCTTGTCGAAGGAAAAGCGATTCGTCTTCACCCCCTTGTCTGTCATGCTTTCAATGCCGACTTTGACGGTGACCAGATGGCTGTTCATGTTCCTCTGACTCAGGCTGCCCAGATCGAGTGCTGGACATTGATGCTTGCTGATAAAAACCTGATGAACCCCGCGAACGGACAACCGATTGTTTTCCCTTCTCAGGACATGGTTCTCGGTATTTATCACCTGACAAGTCAGCGTCCCGGTGCCAAAGGAGAAGGGAAGTATTTCGGATCTCCTGAAGAAACCATTCTCGCTCTACAGGCTAAAGCTGTTGATTATCAGGCTCTCTGTAAAGTCAAGATAGACGGAAAGTTCCTGGAGACGACTCCGGGGCGGGTTATATTCAATGATCTGCTTCCCTCGGAAGTTGACTATGTGAACTACAGGCTCGGTGATAAAGAGATCAGAGCCCTTATCGCTGAAACTCACGAAGAATACGGCTCTGCTGTTACTGTACATATGCTCGATGTTATCAAAGATACGGGTTACAAGTATGCAACAATTTTCGGAGCTACTATCGGTATGGACGATATTCTCGTTCCCGATGAGAAGAAGACACTGATTTCAAATGCAAACAGTGAAGTTGAGCGTATTCAGAAACAGTATCTTGATGGCCATATCACACAGGAAGAGCGGTATAACCGTGTAATCGAGGTCTGGGGTAAAACCAATGAGGACCTTACCAATGTGATGATGGATCACCTGGAAAACGATAAAAATGGTTTCAATAACGTTTATATGATGGCTGACTCCGGTGCGAGAGGTTCGAGAAACCAGATCAGACAGCTGGCCGGTATGCGTGGTCTAATGGCCAAGCCGTCTGGAGATATAATCGAGCTCCCGATCCGTGCGAACTTTAAAGAAGGTCTATCGGTAATCGAGTTCTTCATATCGACAAACGGTGCCCGTAAAGGTCTTGCCGATACGGCTCTTAAAACAGCTGACGCCGGTTACCTCACAAGGCGTCTGGTCGATATTGCCCAGGACGTTGTTATTAACGAAGATGACTGCGGTACGATCAACGGTATCGATCTGTCGGCACTGAAAGATGGTGAAGAAATTGTGGAATCACTCTCTGACAGGATTAAGGGCAGGTTTACGCTTGAAAGAGTGAAGCATCCGATTACCGGAGAGGTGCTCGTTGATGTTAACGAGGAAATAACTGATGCAATTGCCGCTCAGATTGAAGAGATAGGTGTTGAATCAGTAAAAGTAAGAACTGTTCTGACCTGTGAAGCCAAGCATGGTGTTTGTAGAAAATGTTACGGTCGGAACCTTGCCAACAAGAAAACTGTTGATATCGGTGAAGCTGTAGGAATTATCGCGGCTCAGTCTATCGGACAGCCCGGAACACAGCTTACGATGAGAACTTTCCATGTCGGTGGTACGGCAAGTACTGTTGCGGAAGATAACAAGATTTCTCTCAGATATCCTGTTATTGTCCGGGACATTGACGGTACATTGGTCAATCTTGATAACGGAGATACTCTGTTTACGAGAAAAGGCTATATTACCGTTGCAAAAGTTCTGGAACAGATCCAATTTTCCAAGTCCGACAAGATTCTCGTGGAAGACGGTCAGAAGGTTATCAAAGGTGAAAAGATCCTTGAAAGAAAAGGTGAAGTGGTAGAGGCTCACGAAATCGCTTTCATCAACATCAGGGAAAATCATATACTTCTTGTTGCCCAGGATCAGACTCTCGAGGTCAGAAACGGTTCTACTGTTATGGTAAAAACCGATTCCATCATCGATGCCGATGAACCTATTGCCATGTTCGACCCCTTCAGTGATCCTATTATTGCTGAACAGAACGGTAAAGTTAGATTTGACGATATAATTCTCGGTACGACGCTTAAGGAAGAGATTAATGAAGATACCGGTAACATCGAAAAGAAAATCACCGAGTTCTCTCTCGATACTCTTCAGCCCAGAATCATCATGGAAGATGCGGAAGGCAACGAGCTGGCAAACTATTATCTTCCCGGAAACGCCTACCTCAATGTAGAAGATGGTACGGAAGTGAGAGCCGGTCAGATTCTTGCCAAACTTCTCAAGGAAAGTGCCAAGACTCAGGATATTACCGGAGGTCTTCCCCGTGTAGGAGAGCTATTTGAAGCGAGAAGACCTAAAGATTCGGCAATCCTTTCCAAAATCGGCGGGCTTGTACATTTCCGCGGTATAGCAAAAGGCCGGAGAGTTGTCGTAGTTGAAGACCCCTACGGAAACGAATACAAGCATCTCGTTCCGATGGGAAGACATCTTCTGGTTCGTGACGGTGACCGGGTTAAGGCCTGTGAACCGCTCTGTGACGGAGCGACGGATCCCCATGATATTCTTGAGATTCTTGGAGAAAATGCACTTCAGCAGTACCTTGTTGATGAGGTGCAGGAAGTTTACCGGATGCAGGGCGTTGTCATTAACGATAAACATATCGGTGTAATCATCAGACAGATGATGAGAAAAGTCGAAATAATGGATGTCGGTGATACCAACTTTATCTACGGACAGCAGATTGACAAGTATTCCTTCAGGAAAGAAAACGAAAGAGTTCTGGAGCAGGGTGGACAGGCAGCTATCGCTAAGCCTCTATTGCTCGGAATCACACGAGCTTCCCTGAATATTGATTCGTGGATTTCTGCAGCATCTTTCCAGGAAACTACAAGAGTTCTGACAAATGCGGCAATTGCCGGAGATGTCGATAACCTGAGAGGATTGAAAGAGAATGTTGTTATCGGTCATATGATTCCCGCGGGAACCGGTATGAAGCGGTACAGAGATATGAAACTTTCAAACGATCAGGCAGAAGACCTGGATGCGCATGTTCAGGAAATACTGAAAATCAGAAAGCTCGAAGCGGAACTGGCTGAAGAAACAGCCATGGAAGCGGAATAA
- the rpsL gene encoding 30S ribosomal protein S12 → MPTINQLIKKGRKSNVKKTKSPALESCPQRRGVCTRVFTATPKKPNSALRKVARVRLTNGFEVTAYIGGEGHNLQEHSVVVIRGGRVKDLPGVRYHIIRGAKDTLGVDNRRQARSKYGTKKPKA, encoded by the coding sequence ATGCCTACGATAAATCAGCTTATTAAAAAAGGCCGAAAGTCAAACGTTAAAAAAACCAAATCTCCTGCTCTAGAATCCTGTCCTCAGAGAAGAGGTGTTTGTACAAGGGTATTTACAGCTACCCCCAAGAAACCGAACTCTGCTTTGAGAAAGGTTGCCAGGGTCAGGTTGACTAATGGTTTTGAAGTAACTGCTTATATTGGTGGTGAAGGACATAACCTTCAGGAACACTCTGTTGTTGTTATACGTGGTGGAAGAGTAAAAGATCTTCCCGGTGTGCGGTATCACATTATTCGTGGTGCAAAAGATACGCTCGGTGTAGACAATAGAAGACAGGCTCGTTCTAAATACGGAACTAAAAAGCCTAAAGCTTAA
- the rpsG gene encoding 30S ribosomal protein S7 — protein sequence MPRRRVAPTRPAIPDSKYNSTVLAKFIKRMMVDGKKSISISNMYGAMAIIKEKTGNEELEVFLKAVENVKPSVEVKSRRVGGSTYQVPVKIRDSRREALAMRWLIAAARSRSGRSMSEKLSAELIDAFNSTGSAFKKKEDTHRMAEANKAFSHYRW from the coding sequence ATGCCAAGAAGAAGAGTGGCGCCGACTAGACCGGCTATACCTGATTCAAAATACAACAGCACCGTTCTCGCCAAATTTATTAAGAGAATGATGGTTGATGGTAAGAAGTCCATTAGTATCAGCAATATGTATGGTGCAATGGCTATTATTAAAGAAAAGACAGGAAATGAAGAGCTTGAAGTTTTTCTGAAAGCTGTTGAGAACGTTAAGCCTTCCGTTGAGGTTAAATCCAGAAGGGTTGGTGGTTCTACTTATCAGGTTCCTGTTAAAATTAGAGATTCAAGACGTGAAGCTCTTGCTATGAGGTGGCTGATTGCTGCAGCAAGAAGCAGAAGCGGAAGAAGTATGAGTGAGAAGTTGAGTGCTGAGCTGATTGATGCTTTTAACTCAACCGGATCTGCTTTCAAGAAGAAAGAAGATACTCACAGAATGGCTGAGGCCAATAAGGCTTTCTCTCACTATAGGTGGTAG
- the tuf gene encoding elongation factor Tu, which yields MAKEKFERSKPHINVGTIGHVDHGKTTLTAAISMYCSAKNGGKIMSYEDIDNAPEEKERGITINTRHVEYSTDARHYAHVDCPGHADYVKNMITGAAQMDGAVLLVAADSGPEPQTREHILLARQVGVPKLIVFMNKMDLADPDLVELVEMEIVELLDEYGFPGEETPIIKGSAFQAMSNIQDAEATAAIQELLDAMDTYFPIPERAVDKPFLLPIEDVFSISGRGTVVTGRVESGIVHVGDVCEIVGVRETQTTTCTGVEMFNKLLDEGQAGDNVGCLLRGIDKNAVERGQVLCKPKSILPHMKFKAALYCLTKEEGGRHNPFFTGYRPQFYFRTTDITGTVTLPADKQMVMPGDNTEIEAELIHPIAMDKGLRFAIREGGRTVASGQVIEIIE from the coding sequence ATGGCTAAGGAAAAATTTGAAAGGTCTAAACCGCATATCAACGTTGGTACAATCGGACACGTTGACCATGGTAAGACAACTCTTACAGCTGCAATCTCTATGTACTGTTCTGCAAAGAACGGTGGAAAGATTATGAGCTACGAAGATATTGATAACGCTCCCGAAGAAAAAGAGCGTGGTATCACTATCAACACAAGACACGTTGAATACTCTACTGATGCAAGACATTATGCTCACGTAGACTGTCCCGGACATGCCGACTACGTTAAAAACATGATCACTGGTGCAGCTCAGATGGATGGTGCCGTTCTTCTCGTTGCAGCTGACTCAGGACCCGAGCCTCAGACAAGAGAGCACATCCTTCTTGCAAGACAGGTTGGCGTTCCCAAGCTGATCGTTTTCATGAACAAAATGGACCTCGCCGATCCCGACCTGGTTGAACTGGTTGAGATGGAAATCGTTGAGCTTCTCGACGAGTACGGATTCCCCGGAGAAGAAACTCCTATTATTAAAGGATCCGCATTCCAGGCTATGTCCAATATTCAGGATGCAGAAGCTACAGCTGCTATTCAGGAGCTTCTCGATGCGATGGATACATACTTTCCTATCCCCGAAAGAGCTGTTGATAAGCCTTTCCTTCTTCCTATCGAAGACGTTTTCTCAATCTCCGGTCGTGGTACAGTTGTAACAGGACGTGTTGAGAGCGGAATCGTTCACGTTGGTGACGTTTGTGAAATTGTCGGTGTTAGAGAAACTCAGACAACGACTTGTACTGGTGTTGAGATGTTCAACAAGCTTCTTGATGAAGGTCAGGCCGGTGATAACGTAGGTTGTCTGCTCAGAGGTATCGATAAGAATGCTGTAGAAAGAGGACAGGTTCTCTGTAAACCTAAATCTATTCTTCCTCACATGAAGTTTAAGGCAGCTCTTTACTGTCTGACTAAAGAAGAGGGTGGTAGACACAATCCTTTCTTTACAGGATACAGACCCCAGTTCTACTTCAGAACAACAGATATCACAGGTACAGTAACTCTTCCTGCTGATAAACAGATGGTAATGCCCGGTGATAACACTGAGATCGAAGCTGAGCTGATTCACCCCATCGCTATGGATAAGGGACTCCGGTTCGCTATCCGTGAAGGTGGTAGAACAGTTGCTTCCGGTCAGGTAATCGAGATTATCGAATAA
- the rpsJ gene encoding 30S ribosomal protein S10, protein MAKEKIRVRLRGFDVELIDQSARSIVQAVQKQGTKVSGPIPLPTRINKYTVLRSPFVNKKSREQFEMRTHKRLIDILEPTSAVMDALMKLELPAGVDVEIKQ, encoded by the coding sequence ATGGCTAAAGAAAAGATACGTGTAAGGCTGAGAGGTTTTGACGTAGAATTAATCGATCAGAGTGCGCGGTCTATTGTGCAGGCTGTTCAGAAGCAGGGGACCAAAGTTTCCGGACCGATTCCTCTGCCGACCCGAATAAATAAATATACTGTTTTGAGATCGCCTTTTGTTAACAAAAAGTCGAGAGAGCAGTTTGAAATGAGAACTCATAAGAGACTCATAGATATTTTGGAACCAACCTCTGCTGTTATGGATGCTCTCATGAAGCTCGAGCTTCCCGCTGGAGTCGATGTAGAGATTAAACAGTAA
- the rplC gene encoding 50S ribosomal protein L3: protein MLSLIGKKVGMTQVFDETGVLTPVTVVKVEENVVIANKSIEKDGYEAVVLGSVERKEKHTTKPVAGQFKEGVTPKRKVVEVRDFGKECAVGDTFGVELIEGVEFVDVIGTSKGKGYQGVMKRHNFGGGRKTHGSKFHRANGSTGMAAYPSKVIKGTKMAGRMGGERKTVQNLQVVKVDTERQVLLIKGAVPGTKDSFVIVRKAKKL, encoded by the coding sequence ATGTTGAGTTTGATCGGCAAAAAAGTTGGAATGACACAGGTGTTTGACGAAACAGGAGTTTTGACTCCCGTTACAGTCGTCAAAGTTGAAGAAAACGTTGTTATTGCTAACAAAAGCATCGAAAAAGACGGCTATGAAGCTGTTGTGCTCGGTTCTGTTGAAAGAAAAGAAAAGCACACTACAAAGCCTGTAGCAGGTCAGTTCAAAGAGGGAGTTACTCCCAAAAGAAAAGTGGTCGAAGTTCGTGACTTCGGAAAAGAATGTGCTGTCGGAGATACTTTCGGTGTTGAGCTTATCGAAGGTGTCGAGTTTGTAGACGTTATCGGAACTTCAAAAGGTAAAGGTTATCAGGGTGTCATGAAACGCCATAACTTTGGTGGTGGACGAAAGACACACGGTTCAAAATTTCACAGAGCTAACGGTTCTACCGGTATGGCTGCTTACCCTTCAAAGGTTATCAAAGGAACTAAGATGGCTGGAAGAATGGGTGGTGAAAGGAAAACTGTACAGAACCTGCAGGTTGTTAAAGTTGATACGGAAAGACAGGTTCTTCTCATTAAGGGAGCCGTTCCCGGTACAAAAGATAGTTTTGTCATAGTTCGCAAGGCAAAGAAATTATAG
- the rplD gene encoding 50S ribosomal protein L4, with the protein MDKKVYSIEGKELRDITLEDSVFAREVSEGSIYHAINNELANKRVGTASTKTRAEVRGSGAKPWRQKGTGRARSGHKRSPVWVGGGITFGPKPRDYSYTLPKKIKRLAMKSILSLKAAGETFKVVEDFTIESGKTKELRTILTKLVSEERTVVILKDDDQMIRRAGRNLPNVKFLSYNRLRAHDLFYGKNILVLEGAAVKLNEFYGK; encoded by the coding sequence ATGGACAAAAAGGTCTATTCAATAGAAGGAAAAGAGCTTAGAGATATCACTCTTGAAGACAGCGTTTTTGCGCGTGAAGTTAGTGAAGGTTCTATTTATCACGCCATTAATAACGAGCTTGCTAACAAAAGAGTGGGAACTGCTTCTACTAAGACTAGAGCAGAAGTTCGCGGAAGCGGAGCTAAGCCCTGGAGACAGAAGGGAACCGGTCGTGCGAGATCCGGTCACAAAAGATCTCCAGTCTGGGTTGGTGGTGGTATCACCTTCGGGCCCAAGCCCAGGGATTACAGCTACACGCTCCCCAAAAAAATTAAAAGACTGGCAATGAAGTCTATTCTCAGCCTTAAAGCTGCCGGAGAGACTTTTAAAGTTGTAGAAGATTTCACAATTGAATCGGGAAAAACCAAAGAACTGAGAACAATTCTCACAAAACTGGTTTCCGAGGAAAGAACAGTTGTGATTTTAAAAGATGACGATCAGATGATCAGAAGAGCCGGACGGAACCTGCCGAATGTCAAGTTCCTTTCTTACAATAGGCTCCGTGCTCATGATCTGTTTTATGGAAAGAATATTCTTGTGCTCGAAGGAGCCGCTGTAAAACTCAACGAGTTCTACGGAAAATAG
- the rplW gene encoding 50S ribosomal protein L23: MKADQIIIEPILTEKSNIMREEECKKYVFKVDKRANKIQVMRAVGELFSVKPVSCNIVNVSGKRKAILPVSASTYRRGYGRTASWKKAIVTLASGEKIDKFEGA; encoded by the coding sequence ATGAAAGCGGATCAGATTATTATTGAACCAATATTGACTGAGAAATCCAACATCATGCGCGAAGAAGAGTGCAAGAAGTATGTTTTCAAAGTTGATAAAAGAGCTAACAAGATTCAGGTGATGAGAGCTGTAGGCGAGCTTTTCTCCGTAAAGCCGGTCAGCTGCAATATTGTTAACGTATCTGGAAAAAGAAAGGCGATTCTTCCTGTTTCTGCTTCTACTTACAGAAGAGGTTACGGTAGAACGGCTTCCTGGAAAAAAGCAATTGTTACACTTGCTTCCGGCGAAAAAATCGATAAGTTCGAAGGCGCTTAA